In Ochrobactrum vermis, the following proteins share a genomic window:
- a CDS encoding MraY family glycosyltransferase, whose amino-acid sequence MLFLLISFLVSATLCGIGLYLLNRLLPAHFLAARMSSRSNHTTIARQIGGLALVPSIIATLLIFAPDLEVNAHLALCLSAASLLLWIVGGLDDRYELSALVRLGSQFLAAGLVVYGLGPEFRLLPELLPHWLEATLIVLALVVAINVTNFMDGLDLMTAAGIGLPLAGIGILAVLGLAGLESGGIGIIAAGGILGFALFNRPPATVFLGDSGSLPLGLITGTALILLARETHIAVALILPLYYILDAGTTIVMRLSQGENILKAHSKHAYQAAKRSGWSVPKVVGHVALLNLILIACATALLALDHTITQVAFLLVAVVATLVLLLDFRGRFRKL is encoded by the coding sequence ATGCTGTTTTTGTTGATTTCGTTTCTCGTCAGCGCCACCTTGTGCGGCATCGGTCTCTATCTGCTGAACCGGCTATTGCCCGCGCACTTTCTCGCGGCGCGGATGAGTTCGCGGTCCAACCATACGACAATAGCACGGCAAATCGGCGGGCTGGCGCTCGTTCCTTCTATCATCGCAACACTGCTGATCTTTGCCCCGGATCTGGAGGTCAATGCACATCTGGCTCTTTGCCTTTCCGCGGCCTCGCTGCTGCTCTGGATCGTGGGCGGGCTAGACGACCGCTATGAGCTTTCGGCACTTGTCAGATTGGGATCGCAATTCCTGGCTGCTGGGCTGGTTGTTTATGGTCTGGGACCGGAATTCCGGCTTTTACCGGAGCTCCTGCCCCACTGGCTTGAAGCAACGCTGATTGTCCTGGCACTGGTGGTAGCGATCAACGTCACCAATTTCATGGATGGTCTTGATCTTATGACCGCGGCAGGCATAGGGCTTCCACTGGCTGGCATTGGCATTCTGGCCGTGCTTGGTTTGGCCGGGCTGGAAAGCGGCGGTATCGGTATCATCGCAGCCGGCGGGATTCTTGGCTTTGCCCTCTTCAATCGTCCACCGGCAACAGTCTTTCTAGGCGATTCAGGAAGTTTGCCGCTTGGTTTGATCACAGGCACGGCGCTGATCCTGCTCGCGCGGGAAACACACATCGCCGTCGCGCTGATCCTGCCGCTCTATTACATTCTCGATGCAGGCACGACCATCGTGATGCGTTTGAGCCAGGGCGAGAATATCCTGAAGGCGCATTCGAAACACGCCTATCAGGCGGCGAAGCGCTCCGGCTGGAGCGTGCCGAAGGTCGTCGGCCACGTGGCGCTCCTGAATCTGATTCTCATTGCCTGTGCCACGGCGTTACTCGCTCTGGACCACACAATCACACAGGTCGCTTTTCTGCTCGTGGCAGTTGTCGCGACTCTGGTTTTGCTGCTGGATTTTCGCGGGCGCTTCAGGAAGCTATAA
- a CDS encoding ABC transporter permease encodes MSTKLLNVDGFGAVATAEPTKGVAVAVRDIGEAFSKYRLALIFGWQDVAQRYRRSRVGAFWLTLNMAVFIGALGLIFGTLFQTDMRDFLPHLCAGIIMWGFISTSLSDGCTAFSSSDGIILQVKMPLFTHIMRALWRNIIIFLHNIVIFPILILILGRGVNYNILLAVPGFILVSINLAWMMLILAVLCARFRDMTQVVANVLQILLYATPIMWMVKTLPDHVSQALVYWNPFYHFIQLVRAPLFGESPTWVSWCAVAGIAIVGWAVAIAFFGKYRSRVAYWL; translated from the coding sequence ATGAGTACCAAACTTTTAAATGTCGACGGTTTTGGCGCTGTGGCTACCGCTGAACCGACAAAAGGTGTTGCGGTTGCTGTCCGCGATATCGGGGAAGCCTTTTCGAAGTACCGCCTTGCACTGATCTTTGGGTGGCAGGATGTCGCGCAGCGTTATCGCCGTTCGCGTGTTGGGGCTTTTTGGCTCACTCTCAATATGGCCGTGTTCATCGGTGCGCTTGGTTTGATTTTCGGTACGCTTTTCCAAACGGATATGCGAGATTTTCTCCCCCACTTGTGTGCAGGCATTATTATGTGGGGGTTCATTTCTACTTCGTTATCCGATGGATGTACTGCGTTCAGTTCTTCTGATGGCATCATCCTTCAGGTAAAAATGCCACTGTTTACACATATAATGCGAGCATTGTGGAGAAATATAATAATATTTTTGCACAATATTGTTATATTCCCTATTTTAATACTCATTCTTGGTAGGGGGGTGAATTACAATATTTTATTGGCTGTACCTGGGTTCATTTTAGTTAGCATTAATTTGGCTTGGATGATGCTGATACTTGCTGTTTTGTGTGCGAGGTTCCGTGATATGACGCAGGTTGTGGCAAATGTTCTGCAAATATTGCTATATGCAACGCCTATAATGTGGATGGTCAAAACGCTACCTGACCATGTTTCACAAGCTTTGGTTTACTGGAATCCATTTTATCATTTTATTCAGCTTGTACGGGCGCCATTATTCGGAGAATCTCCGACTTGGGTGAGCTGGTGCGCTGTTGCCGGGATTGCAATCGTCGGTTGGGCGGTGGCAATCGCATTCTTTGGAAAATACCGTTCTCGTGTAGCATACTGGCTGTAA
- a CDS encoding ABC transporter ATP-binding protein gives MSHIQLKNVSVEFPIYNSSSRSLKNRVLNIATGGKIERRTDSLVVIRGLTDVSLVLREGDRVGLIGHNGSGKTTMLRVFSGIYIPTQGEAVVSGDCVSLININLGIDPDATGRENIRLRSAIMGMDPKETAAKLEEIAEFSGLGDFLDMPFRTYSSGMQLRLAFATSTSVRPEILIMDEWLSTGDEDFKERANQRMRELVDSTKILILASHSRELLEKNCNRIIWLEHGRVKMDGDIDEVLSSYFG, from the coding sequence ATGAGTCATATTCAACTGAAAAACGTAAGTGTAGAGTTTCCGATCTATAACTCTTCCAGCCGATCCCTGAAGAATCGCGTTCTGAATATTGCCACTGGAGGCAAAATCGAACGACGTACGGATAGTCTGGTCGTTATACGTGGGCTCACTGATGTGTCTTTGGTTTTGCGCGAAGGGGATCGGGTCGGGCTGATAGGGCATAATGGTTCTGGCAAAACCACAATGTTACGAGTTTTTTCAGGTATATACATTCCCACTCAGGGCGAGGCTGTGGTAAGCGGGGACTGTGTTTCTTTAATCAATATCAATCTGGGTATTGATCCAGACGCGACTGGACGTGAAAATATACGATTACGTTCTGCGATAATGGGGATGGATCCAAAGGAGACTGCAGCCAAGCTTGAAGAAATAGCCGAGTTTTCAGGGCTGGGCGACTTCTTGGATATGCCTTTCAGAACCTATTCTTCTGGTATGCAATTGAGGTTGGCGTTTGCAACATCAACTTCGGTAAGGCCAGAAATTCTCATCATGGACGAATGGTTGTCGACCGGCGATGAAGACTTTAAAGAGCGCGCCAATCAACGCATGCGTGAATTGGTGGACTCTACGAAAATCCTCATACTGGCCTCTCATTCGAGAGAACTTCTGGAGAAGAATTGCAATAGAATCATCTGGTTGGAGCACGGTCGCGTGAAAATGGATGGCGATATTGATGAGGTGCTTTCCTCCTATTTCGGTTGA
- a CDS encoding rhamnan synthesis F family protein, with amino-acid sequence MKRIGIAFFYDEFGIVDQYMIHLLKSFKPFLERLVFVSNGPLSKDSEQVVSKIVDNLIIRENKGFDVWAYKEGLDSIGFDKLTDFDELLLFNHTFYGPIFPLSEMFDAMAEKTVDFWGVSTHAKMKPNPFTHQGVLPEHINSHFIAVRQPMLSSASFKSYWETMPEINTYVDSVLKHESRFTKHFNDLGYEYDAYVTPKDYGSRYPVFIDIAETIKNRSPILKRRSLFHTHLFHDLNGIDVPRALRLIEENSEYDVNLIWQNAARTSKLRELGTNAALLRIIGNKPVDVDGIDQTIAVCAHIYYVDLLDEILSYSDNIPCNYDFICTTDSVEKKNEIEAILASNKKIDNYDVRIVEQNRGRDMSALFITFRDVFLSDKYDVVCRLHTKKSPQVEQAQSLVFKRHLLDNLLYSKEYVSGVLKLFRETETVGLAYPPAIHTGYATLGHGWWANRPQVKEIHERLKLKTPLDDHTPVAPYGTMFWFRPIALRKLFEYDWKWSDFNKEPDHVDGGLAHGLERVISYVAGDSGYITMQIMNPDSAAYNYTSLEYKYQTIMAKLPAGSVAHVASLIEDSNISSTVRQSFKRLVLSIKRSLLFRSPTLFRVLRPFYRLVRWGTFPFRKK; translated from the coding sequence ATGAAGCGGATCGGAATAGCATTCTTCTATGATGAATTTGGTATTGTTGATCAATACATGATTCATCTGTTGAAGTCTTTTAAGCCATTTCTAGAGCGTTTAGTTTTTGTTTCCAATGGCCCTCTCTCAAAAGATTCGGAACAGGTTGTTTCAAAAATTGTCGATAATTTGATTATTCGCGAGAATAAGGGGTTCGATGTCTGGGCTTATAAGGAAGGTTTGGATTCGATTGGCTTTGACAAGCTAACTGATTTTGACGAGCTACTGCTTTTTAATCATACGTTTTATGGGCCGATTTTTCCGTTATCTGAAATGTTTGATGCGATGGCGGAAAAAACTGTGGACTTTTGGGGGGTATCAACCCACGCAAAAATGAAGCCCAACCCGTTTACGCACCAAGGTGTTTTACCAGAGCATATTAACTCTCATTTTATTGCTGTTCGGCAACCCATGCTTTCATCGGCTTCTTTCAAATCCTATTGGGAAACGATGCCGGAGATCAATACCTATGTTGACTCCGTGCTCAAGCATGAATCCCGCTTTACCAAGCACTTTAATGATTTGGGGTATGAGTATGATGCCTATGTTACTCCCAAGGATTATGGTTCAAGGTACCCAGTCTTTATCGATATTGCAGAGACTATTAAGAATAGGTCGCCAATTCTTAAACGGCGCTCCCTATTCCACACCCATTTGTTTCACGATCTGAACGGCATTGATGTTCCCAGAGCACTACGGCTGATCGAAGAAAATAGCGAATATGATGTCAATCTGATTTGGCAAAACGCTGCCCGGACTTCCAAGCTGCGAGAATTGGGAACGAATGCAGCTCTACTGAGAATCATCGGGAATAAACCAGTAGATGTTGATGGGATAGATCAGACGATAGCGGTCTGTGCACATATCTATTATGTAGATTTATTGGACGAAATCCTTTCTTATAGCGATAACATCCCATGCAATTATGATTTCATCTGCACAACGGATTCTGTTGAAAAGAAGAATGAGATTGAAGCGATTTTGGCTTCTAACAAGAAAATTGACAACTATGACGTGCGGATCGTTGAGCAGAATCGTGGACGTGACATGTCCGCGCTTTTCATAACGTTCAGAGACGTATTCTTGAGTGATAAGTATGATGTGGTCTGTAGGTTGCATACCAAAAAGTCGCCTCAGGTAGAGCAAGCACAGAGCCTCGTTTTCAAACGGCATCTCTTGGATAATCTCCTTTATAGTAAGGAATATGTCTCTGGTGTGCTCAAATTGTTTAGGGAAACTGAGACAGTAGGCTTGGCATACCCGCCTGCAATCCATACAGGATACGCCACATTGGGGCACGGTTGGTGGGCAAACAGACCTCAGGTAAAAGAAATCCATGAGCGCCTCAAGTTGAAAACGCCGCTGGATGACCATACGCCCGTCGCACCATACGGTACGATGTTTTGGTTCCGTCCTATCGCGCTGAGAAAACTTTTTGAGTATGATTGGAAATGGTCTGATTTCAATAAGGAGCCAGATCATGTCGATGGTGGTTTGGCCCATGGTCTCGAAAGGGTCATATCCTATGTTGCCGGGGATAGTGGCTACATAACTATGCAGATTATGAACCCAGATAGCGCCGCCTATAACTATACGTCACTAGAGTATAAGTATCAGACTATCATGGCAAAGCTGCCTGCGGGAAGTGTCGCACACGTGGCCTCACTTATTGAAGATTCCAATATATCAAGTACTGTACGGCAGTCTTTCAAGCGGTTAGTTCTTTCAATCAAAAGATCATTGCTATTTCGGTCGCCTACATTATTTAGAGTATTGAGGCCGTTTTATCGGTTGGTTCGCTGGGGCACGTTTCCTTTCCGTAAAAAATGA
- a CDS encoding NAD-dependent epimerase/dehydratase family protein: MKILVTGANGYIGRYVVSSLISRGHQVVVAVRGEMNPAVQCEVFVGNILESESDIFDKTGRPDVLVHMAWEDGFVHRSESHLSNVQKHVRFLENMLKGGLQQVVTAGTSHEIGYHIGPVDDETPTRPMHPYGIAKNYLREVQTYLCQSYGAVSQWARCYYIWGDDAKNNSIFTKMLEAEAEGKKTFPLNHGELLYDFVHVKTLGNMIAEISLQKEVTGIINCSSGDPISLKTMVLRFIEMNNLKISPVWGEFPIRSYDSRAIWGDSTKIKQIMESALTDRN, encoded by the coding sequence ATGAAAATTCTGGTCACAGGAGCGAACGGCTATATTGGTCGCTATGTTGTGAGTTCATTGATCAGCAGAGGCCACCAAGTGGTTGTCGCTGTCAGAGGTGAAATGAATCCTGCAGTTCAGTGTGAAGTCTTCGTAGGCAACATACTGGAATCCGAATCTGATATATTTGATAAGACGGGGCGTCCGGATGTACTCGTGCACATGGCCTGGGAAGACGGCTTTGTTCACAGAAGTGAAAGTCATCTATCCAACGTCCAAAAGCATGTAAGGTTTTTAGAGAATATGCTCAAAGGAGGTTTGCAGCAGGTCGTTACTGCTGGGACTTCGCATGAGATAGGTTATCATATCGGCCCGGTAGATGATGAGACTCCGACCCGTCCGATGCACCCTTATGGTATTGCAAAAAACTATCTTCGCGAAGTGCAGACATACCTCTGTCAGTCTTATGGCGCGGTCAGTCAATGGGCGAGGTGTTATTACATTTGGGGTGATGATGCCAAAAACAATTCCATCTTCACGAAGATGCTGGAAGCTGAAGCCGAAGGAAAGAAGACGTTTCCGCTAAACCACGGGGAACTGCTTTACGATTTTGTACATGTAAAAACACTCGGGAATATGATAGCCGAAATTTCACTTCAGAAGGAAGTAACCGGTATCATTAACTGTTCTTCAGGCGATCCCATATCTTTAAAGACAATGGTTTTGCGGTTTATTGAGATGAATAACCTTAAAATTTCCCCGGTATGGGGCGAGTTTCCCATACGATCCTATGATTCTAGGGCGATATGGGGAGATAGTACCAAGATCAAACAGATCATGGAGAGTGCACTTACGGACCGGAACTGA
- a CDS encoding integrase core domain-containing protein: MAGHPNRRRNHLRALQTNALQSRRSSKRHLVGQRSPKGVSSSVKLNPCGVFAADTMQNDFVESFNGSFRDECLNQALSRRLLKPAQPLPRERRITTGTDPPTARQYHPGELAVKMATENWPHEARSKTKTLPKSGGKLGVRSPANAEPGLLQRAGTYDGGSIIEAKIHLAERPNLFRQTEPLPPHDYNPLQALSSGP, from the coding sequence ATGGCGGGCCATCCCAACCGCCGTCGAAACCATCTACGCGCACTGCAAACCAATGCGCTTCAATCCCGGCGCTCCAGCAAACGACATCTCGTAGGACAGAGATCCCCCAAAGGCGTCTCGTCAAGCGTCAAGCTAAATCCGTGTGGGGTGTTCGCAGCGGATACGATGCAAAACGACTTTGTCGAAAGCTTTAACGGCAGCTTCCGTGACGAGTGCCTCAACCAGGCGCTGTCTCGTCGCTTGCTCAAGCCTGCGCAGCCATTACCGCGTGAAAGGAGGATTACAACAGGAACAGACCCACCCACCGCTAGGCAATATCACCCCGGCGAGCTCGCAGTGAAAATGGCTACGGAAAACTGGCCGCATGAGGCCAGATCAAAAACCAAGACTCTCCCGAAATCTGGAGGGAAGTTAGGTGTCAGGTCACCCGCAAACGCTGAGCCAGGCTTACTTCAACGCGCTGGCACCTATGATGGTGGCAGCATAATCGAGGCGAAAATCCACCTAGCAGAACGCCCGAATCTGTTCAGACAAACTGAGCCACTTCCGCCTCACGATTACAATCCGCTCCAGGCTCTCAGTTCCGGTCCGTAA
- a CDS encoding IS3 family transposase (programmed frameshift): protein MTRRPRRNHSPAFKAKVALAAIRGEQTLVELSQQFDVHANQIKQWKDQLLEGATGVFGDEAKAEPTGPTVDVKTLHAKIGELTLENDFLGRSARQGGIAERKEMIDREHKLSVVRQAKLLGFSRGSVYYSPRPVSDGDLALMRRIDELHLEYPFAGSRMLQGLLRGEGLQTGRLHVATLMKKMGIEAIYRRPNTSKPAPGHKIYPYLLRKLAVTRPNQVWAMDLTYVPMARGFVYLCAVVDWFSRKVLSWRLSITMEAAFCIEAVEEALARYGRPDIFNTDQGSQFTSMDFTTVLKKAEIAISMDGKGAWRDNVFVERLWRSIKYEEVYLHAYKTVSEARAGIGRYLTFYNSRRPHSSLDRQTPDQAYFNALAPMMVAA, encoded by the exons ATGACGAGACGACCGCGCCGGAACCATAGCCCGGCTTTCAAGGCAAAAGTGGCGCTCGCCGCCATTCGAGGCGAGCAGACGCTGGTGGAACTGTCCCAACAGTTTGACGTGCACGCCAACCAGATCAAGCAATGGAAAGACCAGCTCCTTGAGGGGGCGACAGGCGTTTTCGGCGATGAAGCGAAGGCGGAACCGACGGGTCCAACCGTCGATGTCAAAACGCTGCACGCCAAGATCGGGGAGCTGACGCTGGAGAATGATTTTTTAG GCCGGAGCGCTCGGCAAGGCGGGATTGCTGAGCGGAAAGAAATGATCGACCGCGAGCACAAGCTGTCCGTCGTGCGTCAGGCGAAGCTTCTCGGCTTCAGCCGTGGCAGTGTCTATTATTCGCCGCGTCCGGTGTCTGACGGCGATCTGGCTCTGATGCGCCGGATCGACGAGTTGCATCTCGAATACCCGTTTGCCGGAAGCCGGATGTTGCAAGGGCTCTTGAGGGGAGAAGGGTTACAAACCGGTCGACTGCACGTCGCCACGCTGATGAAGAAGATGGGCATCGAGGCGATCTACCGTCGCCCGAACACGTCGAAACCGGCACCTGGGCACAAAATCTATCCCTACCTCCTGCGCAAGCTGGCGGTTACCAGACCCAATCAGGTTTGGGCGATGGACCTGACCTATGTTCCGATGGCTCGCGGATTTGTCTATCTCTGCGCCGTTGTGGACTGGTTCAGCCGGAAGGTTCTGTCGTGGCGACTGTCGATCACGATGGAGGCAGCCTTCTGCATCGAAGCAGTCGAGGAAGCGCTGGCCCGTTATGGCAGACCCGACATATTCAATACCGATCAGGGCTCGCAGTTCACCTCGATGGACTTCACGACGGTGCTGAAGAAGGCGGAAATCGCCATCTCGATGGATGGCAAGGGTGCGTGGCGAGACAACGTCTTCGTCGAGCGGCTCTGGCGTTCGATCAAATACGAGGAAGTCTACCTCCACGCCTATAAAACAGTGTCCGAGGCCCGCGCTGGCATCGGCCGCTATCTGACCTTTTACAATAGCCGACGCCCACATTCATCCCTTGACCGGCAGACACCGGATCAGGCCTACTTCAACGCGCTGGCACCAATGATGGTGGCGGCATAA
- the tnpB gene encoding IS66 family insertion sequence element accessory protein TnpB (TnpB, as the term is used for proteins encoded by IS66 family insertion elements, is considered an accessory protein, since TnpC, encoded by a neighboring gene, is a DDE family transposase.): protein MISSGVVVYVSCQPVDFRKGAASLMAVVRDGGLDPFNGALYVFRSKRADRVRIVWWDGSGVCLYSKTLEDRGFCWPGLSVARIRLDHSQLMALLAGMDWKKIRPNRTRRPLLTG from the coding sequence ATGATTTCCAGCGGTGTGGTTGTTTATGTGTCCTGTCAGCCCGTCGACTTCCGCAAGGGAGCCGCTTCCCTGATGGCAGTTGTCCGTGATGGCGGTCTCGACCCTTTCAATGGCGCGCTTTATGTCTTCCGGTCAAAACGTGCCGACCGGGTCCGGATTGTGTGGTGGGATGGAAGCGGCGTTTGCCTTTATTCGAAAACGCTTGAGGACCGTGGCTTTTGCTGGCCGGGCCTGTCAGTTGCGAGGATACGTCTGGACCATTCTCAGCTCATGGCTTTGTTGGCCGGAATGGACTGGAAAAAGATCCGCCCGAACAGGACAAGACGCCCTTTGCTGACGGGGTGA
- a CDS encoding transposase gives MSDTVNQARTFEVLTAEPVRSRRRPRDWSDDEKARIVAASLQPGANVSAVARSEGLDPSQLYGWRRKALASGVVSPVTAGTASPARFARVETTCSASIDIVVADMVVRVGSAFDPDHLVKVLRAARKA, from the coding sequence ATGAGCGACACTGTGAATCAGGCCCGGACATTCGAGGTTTTGACGGCGGAACCCGTGCGAAGCCGACGGCGGCCGCGTGACTGGTCGGATGACGAGAAGGCGCGGATTGTGGCTGCGTCGTTGCAGCCCGGGGCCAACGTCTCGGCGGTTGCACGGTCTGAAGGTCTGGATCCCTCGCAGCTTTATGGATGGCGTCGTAAGGCGCTTGCGTCTGGTGTTGTTTCACCAGTAACAGCGGGAACGGCCAGTCCGGCCAGATTTGCACGTGTTGAAACGACGTGTAGCGCTTCGATCGATATTGTTGTCGCCGATATGGTAGTTCGCGTCGGTTCAGCCTTCGATCCGGATCACCTGGTGAAGGTTCTGAGGGCGGCTCGCAAGGCATGA
- a CDS encoding transposase — MNGLLKGHEAGAKTVDVYRKHGISDATFYKYNKTKYGGMAVSDARKLKALEDENAKLKKLLDEAIPDNAILKDIASKKGTPDVKWDAVVHICAQARGEPASSVRGFIGGSVEHAIS; from the coding sequence ATCAACGGGCTATTGAAGGGGCATGAGGCAGGCGCGAAGACAGTCGATGTATACCGTAAGCACGGCATCTCGGATGCAACCTTCTACAAATACAACAAAACGAAGTATGGGGGCATGGCCGTGTCCGATGCGCGCAAGCTGAAGGCGCTTGAGGACGAGAACGCCAAGCTGAAGAAGCTCTTAGACGAAGCCATACCGGACAATGCGATCCTGAAGGATATAGCTTCAAAAAAAGGGACGCCCGATGTTAAGTGGGATGCGGTGGTTCACATCTGCGCGCAAGCACGGGGTGAGCCAGCGTCGAGCGTGCGAGGTTTTATCGGTGGATCGGTCGAGCACGCGATATCGTAG
- a CDS encoding rhamnan synthesis F family protein has protein sequence MTKRLAIAFFYDENHIVDDYMIYLMRHLKPFVDHTIFVSNGPLSKDSELALKEVSEEVILRKNEGFDVWAYKAGLEHIGYDRLKEYDEVLLYNHTFYGPIFPFSEMFGEMERRPDDFWGISSHGKLDPNPFTGSGVLPEHINSHFIAVRQPLLGSQIFREYWETMGRIDTYDESVLKHESRFTAYFSKYGYKWSTYVDLRNYDTPYPVFLNITKSLENRSPILKRRLFFHDPLFLDHHAVDVPNAIKFIENNTDYDVSLIWKNIVRGAEPRILNTNAGLTKILPDYPVAGRPAPEQIKIALCAHIYYVEMTNELLDAADNLPFRYDFIATTDSNDKKQQIERIASERTSLGNIIVRVVEQNRGRDMSSLFITCRDLFLDDRYDLVLRLHTKKSPQVAAEHSSVFKRHLVENLVGSSYYAESIIHHFQENKHLGLAFPPVIHFSYPTLGKAWFKNKNKVQGLCEEMGIRVKIDEETPVAPYGTMFWFRPAALRKLFNYEWQWSDFNEEPNHVDGGLAHALERLIGYVAMDAAYTVHHVMTPSQAAKNYGYLEYKYQKIVSLTPDHYTYYLAEVLRYWKLNNHPLDRYEYTNISIRKSITMLFGAIKRSIQFRTGRLKSKVTIVKIPKVKKSRDVTGTGVK, from the coding sequence ATGACTAAGCGGCTTGCGATCGCGTTTTTCTATGATGAAAATCATATTGTTGACGATTACATGATCTATCTAATGCGGCATCTGAAGCCGTTCGTGGATCATACCATTTTTGTTTCAAATGGCCCTCTTTCCAAGGACTCTGAGCTTGCCTTGAAGGAAGTCAGCGAAGAGGTAATCCTTCGCAAGAATGAGGGCTTTGACGTATGGGCCTACAAGGCCGGACTTGAGCATATTGGTTACGACAGGCTCAAAGAATATGATGAAGTCCTCCTATATAATCATACCTTCTACGGCCCTATTTTCCCATTCTCTGAAATGTTCGGAGAGATGGAACGGCGCCCCGATGATTTTTGGGGCATTTCATCTCATGGAAAGCTTGATCCAAATCCTTTTACCGGATCGGGAGTATTGCCGGAGCACATTAACTCCCATTTTATTGCAGTACGACAACCCCTTTTGGGATCGCAGATTTTCCGCGAATACTGGGAAACGATGGGTAGAATTGATACGTACGATGAGTCCGTACTCAAACACGAATCTCGTTTCACCGCGTATTTTTCCAAGTATGGATATAAGTGGAGCACTTATGTTGATCTCCGCAATTATGATACTCCTTACCCAGTATTTCTCAATATAACTAAGTCACTGGAGAACAGAAGCCCAATTCTCAAGCGGAGACTGTTCTTTCATGATCCATTATTTCTGGATCATCATGCAGTTGATGTACCTAACGCAATTAAGTTTATTGAAAATAATACTGATTATGATGTCAGTCTTATTTGGAAGAATATCGTTCGCGGGGCAGAACCGCGTATCCTAAATACTAACGCTGGGTTGACAAAAATTTTACCCGACTATCCAGTAGCTGGGCGACCGGCTCCTGAACAGATCAAAATAGCTCTATGCGCTCACATTTATTACGTGGAGATGACAAATGAGTTATTAGATGCAGCCGATAATTTGCCATTTCGTTACGATTTCATCGCCACTACGGACAGCAATGACAAGAAACAACAGATCGAACGTATTGCTTCTGAACGAACGTCGCTAGGGAACATCATTGTACGTGTTGTTGAGCAGAATCGTGGGAGAGATATGTCCTCTCTGTTCATTACCTGTCGCGATTTATTTCTTGATGATCGATACGATCTGGTTTTACGCTTACATACAAAGAAATCTCCACAAGTTGCTGCAGAGCACAGTTCGGTATTTAAACGTCATCTTGTAGAAAACCTTGTTGGGTCATCATATTACGCTGAGAGCATTATTCACCATTTTCAAGAAAACAAGCATCTTGGATTAGCTTTCCCGCCTGTTATTCATTTTTCTTACCCAACACTTGGAAAAGCTTGGTTCAAGAATAAAAATAAAGTACAGGGCTTATGCGAAGAAATGGGGATTCGCGTCAAGATTGATGAAGAGACTCCTGTCGCGCCTTACGGTACGATGTTTTGGTTCCGCCCTGCAGCGCTCCGAAAGCTCTTCAACTATGAATGGCAGTGGTCTGATTTTAATGAAGAGCCAAATCATGTTGATGGCGGGCTGGCGCACGCTCTAGAGCGGCTAATTGGTTATGTAGCGATGGATGCTGCTTATACCGTTCACCACGTCATGACACCCTCCCAAGCCGCCAAGAACTACGGATATCTCGAATACAAATACCAGAAAATAGTATCTCTCACTCCAGACCATTATACATACTATTTGGCGGAAGTGCTAAGGTATTGGAAGTTGAATAACCACCCGTTGGATCGATACGAATACACTAATATTAGTATAAGAAAAAGTATTACTATGCTTTTTGGAGCCATTAAGAGGTCGATCCAGTTTCGTACTGGACGTCTAAAATCTAAGGTTACTATCGTAAAGATTCCGAAAGTGAAGAAATCACGTGATGTAACTGGCACTGGAGTAAAGTAG